Sequence from the Pseudomonadota bacterium genome:
TATTACCATCGTTTCGCCCGATGTTGGGGGTGTTTATAGAGCGCGAACAATTGCAAAACGTATTGATGCAGAGCTTGCGATCATTGATAAACGTCGGGAACGTGCTGGGGTTTCTGAAGTTATGAATATTATTGGAGACGTCAGAGGACGTATCTGTATTCTTGTTGATGACATTGTCGACTCAGCTGGCACATTGTGTAATGCTGCTGTTGCATTAAAAGACGCAGGTGCTTCAGATGTTCTTGCATATTCCACCCATGGCGTGCTATCAGTAGGAGCAATTGAACGTATTAGTGCATCGCCTTTATCTTCTCTTGTTGTCACAGACAGCATCCAGCCTTGTGCAGAAGTTATTGCCTGTTCTAAAGTTCGTGTATTGTCAGTCGCCCCTCTTATTGCGGAAGCAATTCATCGCATTAGCGAAGAGCGGTCTGTTTCAAGTTTATTTGATTGAATAAGATTTTTGATTTTAAGGAAAAGTAAGGAGATTCGAAAATGGCGTCCGTGAAAACTCTCACCATAGAAACCCGAGCAAAAGGAGGGACTGGTCCTGCACGTGCCACACGCCGCAGCGGATTAATTCCTGGTGTTTTGTATGGCACCGGCATTGATCCCCTTATGGTTGCAATTGATGCAAAAACACTAAAGCTTGAGCTCCAAGATCCTTATTATCATACAAAGCTTTATGATTTAAACATAGGATCTTCCAATCATCGTGCTTTAATGAGGGACGTGCAACTTAACCCAGTTACAGATGCTCCTATTCATGTTGATTTTTTAAGGGTCGATCCTTCGTCCCGTATTACGGTTGATGTCCTCCTTAAATTCATTAACGAAGATAAATCTCCAGGCATTAAGCGCGGAGGTGTTTTAAACATTGTTTACCACGATTTGCAATTATCTTGTCCTGTTGATTCCATTCCTGAGCAAATTACGATTGACCTTGCGGGTCTTGAAGTTGGACAGAGTATTCACTTAGAAGATATTACACTTCCAAAAGGTGTTCAGGTTGCGCATGCTCACCGTGATTATACACTTGCAACCATTGTTGCCCCTTCAGGCCTTAAATCTGACTCCTCTACAACAACAGAAGAACAAGAAGCCCCTTCAACAACGGAAGAGTCTAAATAATATTAGATCTCATGAAATCTTAGATGGCATCTTTTTTCTCAAAAATTACGGGGGCTCCGCATATAACGGAACCCCCTTTTCTTATTGTTGGTCTTGGAAACCCCGGTCCTGAGTATGTCCACACCCGCCATAATATAGGCTTTCAGATTATTGATACAATCTTAGATCAAGGTTTTCCACATTGTTCTTTTTCATCTTTTAAAAAGAATTTTAAAGGGCTGACTTCTGAAAGCACATTTCAAAACCATAAAATCTTTCTCTTAAAGCCTCTTACCTATATGAATCTTTCAGGCGAGTCTGTTGGTCCAATGATGCGCTTTTACAAAATTAGCCTCGATAATATCCTCATCATTCATGATGACCTGGATCTTCCTTTAG
This genomic interval carries:
- a CDS encoding 50S ribosomal protein L25/general stress protein Ctc produces the protein MASVKTLTIETRAKGGTGPARATRRSGLIPGVLYGTGIDPLMVAIDAKTLKLELQDPYYHTKLYDLNIGSSNHRALMRDVQLNPVTDAPIHVDFLRVDPSSRITVDVLLKFINEDKSPGIKRGGVLNIVYHDLQLSCPVDSIPEQITIDLAGLEVGQSIHLEDITLPKGVQVAHAHRDYTLATIVAPSGLKSDSSTTTEEQEAPSTTEESK
- a CDS encoding aminoacyl-tRNA hydrolase, which encodes MASFFSKITGAPHITEPPFLIVGLGNPGPEYVHTRHNIGFQIIDTILDQGFPHCSFSSFKKNFKGLTSESTFQNHKIFLLKPLTYMNLSGESVGPMMRFYKISLDNILIIHDDLDLPLGEIRLKKGGGNGGHNGLKSITEYIGNDYWRLRVGIGHPGSREKVTPYVLGSFTKDESILVSAFCERISEFLPLFLEGKKDIFLQTLQASLKPYHS